From a region of the Citricoccus muralis genome:
- a CDS encoding ATP-grasp domain-containing protein, with amino-acid sequence MEQKNIHVLGLTEVQRHELETVSGAENYAFHNVLDYERLVETAEIDFEELLAAARSQLDAFDGTVDAIIAHWDFPVSVMTPILAAERGLPAPSLESVLKCEHKYWSRLEQRASIPECVPGFAAFDPFDDHALDTIDLDFPFWVKPVKAHSSNLGFKIEDEASFHEALAEIREHIEEIGDAFDAALSMVELPPELQQWGGNTCLAEQFVQGTQAAPEGTVFRGTVRIHGVLDMHKDADGTSFDRLDYPASSVPEDVQQRMIDATERYMKHVGFDNGCFNSEFMWDEEADQLWIIEVNTRISQSHSDLFAKVDGASNHEVAIDIALGREPRMPHRQGEYAVAAQCMVFHDEDAVVTRVPDDEDKKALAERHPGTVLTLMAHEGDRLSELAGQDSYRFIVGKFYLGASSHEELGRFHARIVQELPFEYASAGPDVDDDEDEEGGR; translated from the coding sequence ATGGAACAGAAGAACATCCACGTCCTGGGCTTGACCGAGGTCCAGCGGCACGAGCTGGAGACCGTCTCGGGGGCTGAGAACTACGCCTTCCACAACGTGCTGGACTACGAGCGGCTGGTGGAGACCGCGGAGATCGATTTCGAGGAGCTGCTGGCCGCCGCCCGGAGCCAGCTGGACGCCTTCGACGGGACGGTGGATGCGATCATCGCCCACTGGGATTTCCCGGTCAGCGTGATGACACCGATCCTGGCCGCAGAGCGTGGACTGCCGGCGCCATCCCTGGAGAGCGTGCTCAAATGCGAGCACAAGTACTGGAGCCGCCTGGAACAGCGGGCCAGCATCCCGGAGTGCGTGCCCGGCTTCGCCGCCTTCGACCCGTTCGATGACCACGCGCTGGACACGATCGACCTGGACTTCCCGTTCTGGGTCAAGCCGGTCAAGGCCCACTCCTCGAACCTCGGCTTCAAGATCGAGGACGAGGCTAGTTTCCACGAGGCCCTGGCCGAGATCCGCGAGCACATAGAGGAGATCGGTGATGCCTTCGATGCGGCCCTGTCCATGGTGGAACTGCCGCCGGAGCTGCAGCAGTGGGGCGGCAACACGTGCCTGGCCGAACAGTTCGTGCAGGGCACCCAGGCCGCACCCGAGGGCACGGTGTTCCGGGGTACCGTCCGCATCCACGGGGTGCTGGACATGCACAAGGATGCCGACGGCACCAGCTTCGACCGGCTGGACTACCCGGCCAGCAGCGTGCCGGAGGACGTGCAGCAGCGGATGATCGATGCCACCGAGCGGTACATGAAGCACGTCGGCTTCGACAACGGGTGCTTCAATTCGGAGTTCATGTGGGACGAGGAGGCGGACCAGCTGTGGATCATCGAGGTCAACACCCGCATCTCGCAGTCCCACAGCGACCTGTTCGCCAAGGTGGACGGTGCCTCGAACCATGAGGTCGCGATCGACATCGCCCTGGGCCGCGAACCACGGATGCCCCACCGGCAGGGCGAGTACGCCGTGGCCGCCCAGTGCATGGTCTTCCATGACGAGGACGCAGTGGTGACCCGGGTGCCCGACGACGAGGACAAGAAGGCGCTGGCGGAACGTCATCCTGGCACGGTCCTCACGCTGATGGCGCACGAAGGCGACCGGCTCTCCGAGCTGGCCGGCCAGGACAGCTACCGGTTCATCGTCGGAAAGTTCTACCTCGGCGCATCCAGCCACGAAGAGCTCGGCCGATTCCATGCGCGGATCGTCCAGGAGCTGCCGTTCGAGTACGCCAGTGCAGGGCCTGACGTTGACGACGACGAGGACGAAGAGGGAGGACGATGA
- the gatA gene encoding Asp-tRNA(Asn)/Glu-tRNA(Gln) amidotransferase subunit GatA, whose product MAERLRAGEITSVQLTQAHLDRIAAVDGPADGQGTGVHAFLHVNTEEALAVAAEVDAIRAAGGTAAQDLHPLAGVPIAVKDLIVTIGQPTTAASKMLEGWMSPYDATVVEKIRAAKLPILGKTNLDEFAMGSSTEHSAFGDTRNPWDLDRTPGGSGGGSAAAVAAYMAPLALGTDTGGSIRQPGAVTGTVGAKPTYGAVSRYGVIAMASSLDQVGPVTRTVSDAAALQELISGHDPKDSTSLPEPMDGLLEAARNGELAGLRIGIIAELEGEGFQEGVLARFQESVQVLKDAGAEVSEVSCPHLGYALGAYYLIMPSEVSSNLAKFDGVRFGNRVVPEGGGTIEQVMGATRAAGFGDEVKRRIILGTYALSAGYYDAYYGSAQKVRTLIQRDFAAAFEQVDVLISPTSPVTAFPLGEKLDDPVAMYNNDIATIPANLAGIPGISVPAGLSEGLPVGIQFLAPARGDATMYRAAAALESRLEEAWGTPFWAQAPDLAAVSEAAPAGVGNAPATATAGGEN is encoded by the coding sequence TCAACACCGAGGAGGCGCTCGCCGTGGCCGCCGAGGTGGACGCCATCCGCGCTGCCGGCGGCACCGCGGCGCAGGACCTGCATCCGCTGGCCGGCGTCCCCATCGCGGTGAAGGACCTCATCGTCACCATCGGCCAGCCGACCACCGCGGCCTCGAAGATGCTAGAGGGCTGGATGAGCCCCTATGACGCCACCGTGGTGGAGAAGATCCGCGCGGCCAAGTTGCCGATCCTCGGCAAGACCAACCTGGACGAGTTCGCCATGGGTTCCTCCACCGAGCACTCCGCGTTCGGTGACACCCGCAACCCCTGGGATCTGGACCGGACCCCCGGCGGCTCCGGGGGTGGCTCCGCCGCTGCGGTGGCCGCCTACATGGCCCCCCTGGCCCTGGGCACGGACACCGGCGGCTCGATCCGCCAGCCCGGCGCCGTCACCGGCACCGTGGGCGCGAAGCCCACCTACGGCGCGGTGTCCCGCTACGGCGTCATCGCCATGGCCTCCTCCCTGGACCAGGTGGGCCCGGTGACCCGTACCGTCTCCGACGCCGCCGCCCTGCAGGAGCTCATCAGTGGTCACGACCCCAAGGACTCCACCTCCCTGCCCGAGCCCATGGACGGACTGCTCGAGGCCGCCCGCAACGGCGAACTCGCCGGCCTGCGCATCGGCATCATCGCCGAGCTCGAGGGCGAAGGGTTCCAGGAAGGCGTGCTGGCCCGCTTCCAGGAGTCGGTGCAGGTGCTCAAGGACGCCGGGGCAGAGGTCTCCGAGGTCTCCTGCCCGCACCTCGGCTACGCCCTGGGGGCTTACTACCTGATCATGCCCTCGGAGGTCTCCTCCAACCTCGCCAAGTTCGATGGCGTCCGGTTCGGCAACCGCGTGGTCCCGGAGGGAGGCGGCACCATCGAGCAGGTCATGGGTGCCACCCGTGCGGCCGGTTTCGGTGACGAGGTCAAGCGCCGCATCATCCTGGGTACCTACGCCCTCTCTGCGGGCTACTACGACGCCTATTACGGCTCGGCGCAGAAGGTCCGCACCCTGATCCAGCGCGACTTCGCCGCCGCGTTCGAGCAGGTGGACGTGCTGATCTCGCCGACCTCGCCGGTCACCGCCTTCCCGCTCGGGGAGAAGCTGGATGACCCGGTGGCGATGTACAACAACGACATCGCCACCATCCCCGCCAATCTGGCCGGCATCCCCGGTATCTCGGTGCCGGCAGGGCTGTCCGAGGGCCTGCCCGTGGGCATCCAGTTCCTGGCCCCCGCCCGCGGTGACGCCACCATGTACCGCGCCGCCGCCGCACTCGAGTCCCGCCTCGAGGAGGCCTGGGGCACCCCGTTCTGGGCCCAGGCCCCGGATTTGGCCGCCGTGAGTGAGGCCGCACCGGCCGGCGTCGGGAACGCCCCCGCTACCGCAACTGCAGGAGGAGAGAACTGA
- a CDS encoding phosphotransferase, with product MPWELRDGEPIIDPALVRALLSEQHPDLAHMPLGEPVRGWDNTMVRVGDRLALRLPRHAQAETLLDREVAWLPRLASQLADRPSGTARPAHYATPAIPTPARTGVPRAGYPFRWAVVPWVQGTPAVQVPLEVRDAYAPSLAATLRGLHQPAPADAPASAFRGVGLADIEDRFTRRWDSLAGDLSRERRDQLAEVWRRAVDAAPYSGPRVWLHGDPHPNNTVLAGVGPGLGPMHSSPVLVDFGDLCAGDPASDLGSALLHFSPAGRDTFVTAYDAGRVPDPALWARARGWAVNYALIFAAQSPGEALRPLGRDLLA from the coding sequence ATGCCGTGGGAGTTGCGTGACGGCGAGCCGATCATCGACCCGGCGCTGGTCCGTGCCCTGCTGAGCGAGCAGCACCCCGACCTCGCCCACATGCCGCTGGGGGAGCCCGTCCGCGGTTGGGACAACACCATGGTCCGGGTCGGGGACCGCCTCGCCCTCCGCCTGCCCCGGCATGCCCAGGCCGAGACGCTGCTCGACCGGGAGGTCGCCTGGCTGCCGCGGCTGGCGTCCCAGCTGGCCGACCGGCCGTCCGGCACCGCACGCCCAGCCCACTACGCTACTCCGGCCATCCCGACGCCAGCCCGCACCGGAGTGCCCCGCGCCGGCTACCCGTTCCGCTGGGCGGTAGTGCCCTGGGTGCAGGGGACACCGGCGGTCCAAGTGCCCCTCGAGGTCCGGGATGCCTACGCCCCCAGCCTGGCCGCCACCCTGCGTGGACTGCACCAGCCAGCACCCGCCGACGCCCCGGCCAGCGCCTTCCGCGGGGTAGGCCTGGCCGACATCGAGGACCGATTCACCCGTCGGTGGGATTCCCTAGCCGGCGATCTCAGCCGGGAACGCCGAGACCAGCTCGCCGAGGTCTGGAGGCGGGCGGTGGACGCGGCGCCGTACTCCGGTCCCCGGGTCTGGCTCCACGGGGATCCGCACCCGAACAACACGGTGCTGGCCGGCGTCGGGCCCGGGCTGGGGCCCATGCACAGCTCTCCGGTGCTCGTGGATTTCGGTGACCTGTGTGCCGGGGATCCGGCCTCGGACCTGGGCTCGGCCCTGTTGCATTTCTCACCAGCCGGCCGGGACACCTTCGTGACCGCCTACGACGCCGGCCGGGTTCCGGACCCTGCCCTGTGGGCCAGGGCGCGGGGCTGGGCGGTGAACTACGCGCTCATCTTCGCGGCCCAGTCCCCGGGGGAGGCGTTGCGCCCGTTGGGGCGGGACCTGTTGGCCTGA
- the zapE gene encoding AFG1/ZapE family ATPase: MSGRRRERGPWPHLREATLTAALEADGKVLDAGQRATVQLLTGRKVTRGVYLHGGVGRGKTWMGAEFFNALEVPKLRLHMHALLGQVNQVVASAQAGQPIGIDHAVARIVGDARLVFIDEFHVHDVGDAMLLRRVLPGLLALDAGLLLTSNYPADGLLPDPLFHHTMVPVIEMIQSALTEWRIPDGVDYRPLNAGDGRGAGFASGSWTVTGSPGPTAAGTSARVPVGLRGTRQLEVASADPEAGELVATFGQLCGTPVSVQDFLGLARTYSRWHLLAVPRPEEIDVQAFQRLAFLVDVLVDTDLRLDVQAALPLHEWVRAAHLPRDADRFLSRLSLLGGGRIGITPD; the protein is encoded by the coding sequence GTGAGCGGCCGGCGTCGGGAACGGGGTCCGTGGCCGCACCTGCGGGAGGCGACCCTGACGGCCGCACTGGAGGCGGACGGCAAGGTGCTGGATGCGGGGCAGCGGGCCACCGTGCAGCTGCTGACCGGGCGGAAGGTCACGCGCGGGGTGTACCTGCATGGTGGGGTGGGTCGCGGGAAGACATGGATGGGCGCGGAGTTCTTCAACGCGCTCGAGGTGCCGAAGCTGCGGCTGCACATGCATGCCCTCCTGGGGCAGGTGAACCAGGTGGTCGCGAGCGCGCAGGCGGGCCAGCCGATCGGGATCGACCACGCGGTGGCACGGATCGTCGGGGATGCCCGGCTGGTGTTCATCGACGAGTTCCACGTCCATGACGTCGGTGATGCGATGCTGCTGCGCCGTGTCCTGCCCGGCCTGCTCGCCCTGGACGCCGGGCTCCTGCTGACCTCGAACTACCCGGCCGACGGACTGCTGCCGGACCCGCTGTTCCACCACACGATGGTGCCCGTGATCGAGATGATCCAGTCCGCCCTGACCGAGTGGAGGATCCCGGACGGGGTGGACTACCGACCGTTGAACGCCGGCGACGGCCGCGGTGCGGGCTTCGCCTCCGGATCCTGGACGGTCACCGGATCGCCGGGGCCGACGGCGGCCGGCACCTCCGCGCGCGTGCCGGTGGGCCTACGCGGGACCCGGCAGCTGGAGGTCGCCTCCGCCGATCCGGAGGCGGGCGAGCTCGTGGCCACCTTCGGCCAGCTGTGCGGCACCCCGGTGTCCGTGCAGGACTTCCTCGGCCTGGCGCGGACGTACTCGCGGTGGCACCTACTGGCGGTGCCGCGCCCCGAGGAGATCGACGTTCAGGCGTTCCAGCGCCTCGCCTTCCTCGTAGATGTGCTGGTGGACACCGACCTGCGGCTGGACGTGCAGGCAGCGCTGCCCCTCCACGAGTGGGTTCGGGCCGCGCACCTGCCCCGGGATGCCGACCGGTTCCTCAGCCGACTGAGCCTGCTGGGCGGCGGACGGATCGGCATCACCCCGGACTAG
- a CDS encoding CocE/NonD family hydrolase: MKTITEFPHETRVIENVFIPMRDGARLAARIWMPVDAEQKPVPAILEYIPYRKRDSSRARDELNHPYMAGHGYVCARVDLRGSGDSDGVMVDEYRAQEHEDAEDVIAWLAEQPWCDGKVGMMGISWGGFNSLQLAARQPPALKAIISASATDDIYVDNMHYMGGCLLGDNLSEATVMFAFNSLPPDPQIVGERWRDMWHERLAGSGLWLETWLEHQRRDEYWKTASVCEDYSQVQCPVMAVGGWADGYTNAVFRLMENLDVPRKGLIGPWGHKYPHLGVPGPAIGFLQEAVRWWDHWLKDRDTGVMDEPMLRVWMQDSVSPAASYEDRPGRWVAEDQWPAPGIEDREFTLRGHHLEEADSDADPHGESDAEISMKSPLSVGMFAGKWASYAAVPDLPFDQREEDGGAIFFESRPLTEDLEIFGLPECHLEVSADQPVAMLAVRLSDVNLDGEATRVTYGLLNLTHRDGSEDPSPLEPGKKYRVTVPLNGIAQTFPAGHRLRLSISTSYWPLAWPSPEAATVSLTTGVSSLTVPQRARRPEDSRLREFGDPEAAAPLEITQTEPGRHHWRVTRDLATNVSSLEIANDQGAFRIEDTGSHIRRGTEEWYSFRWNDVNSVRGETRTVRRVQREDWGAEVTTSTVLTSTPTEFIIDAELDAYELDAQRGDPRVYSQSWHRRIPRDLV, from the coding sequence ATGAAGACCATCACCGAGTTCCCGCATGAGACGCGGGTCATCGAGAACGTGTTCATCCCCATGCGGGACGGGGCCCGACTGGCCGCCCGGATCTGGATGCCGGTAGACGCCGAGCAGAAGCCCGTGCCCGCCATCCTGGAGTACATCCCGTACCGGAAACGGGATAGCAGCCGCGCCCGGGACGAACTGAACCACCCGTACATGGCCGGACACGGCTACGTGTGCGCCCGGGTGGACCTGCGCGGCAGCGGGGACTCGGACGGCGTCATGGTGGACGAGTACCGCGCCCAGGAGCACGAGGACGCCGAGGACGTCATCGCCTGGCTGGCCGAGCAGCCGTGGTGTGACGGGAAGGTCGGCATGATGGGCATCTCCTGGGGCGGATTCAACAGCCTGCAACTGGCGGCCCGTCAGCCCCCGGCCCTCAAGGCCATCATCAGCGCCTCGGCCACGGATGACATCTACGTGGACAACATGCACTACATGGGCGGTTGCCTGCTGGGTGACAATCTCTCCGAGGCCACCGTGATGTTCGCCTTCAACAGCCTTCCGCCCGATCCGCAGATCGTGGGCGAACGGTGGCGGGACATGTGGCACGAGCGGTTGGCCGGCAGTGGGCTGTGGCTGGAGACCTGGCTCGAGCACCAGCGGCGCGATGAATACTGGAAGACTGCCTCGGTCTGCGAGGACTACAGCCAGGTGCAGTGCCCGGTGATGGCGGTCGGCGGCTGGGCGGACGGCTACACCAACGCCGTGTTCCGCCTGATGGAGAACCTGGACGTCCCACGCAAGGGACTCATCGGCCCCTGGGGCCACAAGTATCCGCATCTCGGCGTGCCGGGCCCGGCCATCGGCTTCCTGCAGGAGGCCGTGCGGTGGTGGGACCACTGGCTCAAGGACCGGGACACCGGCGTGATGGACGAGCCCATGCTCCGGGTGTGGATGCAGGACAGCGTCTCGCCCGCCGCCTCCTACGAGGACCGGCCCGGCCGCTGGGTCGCTGAGGACCAGTGGCCCGCCCCGGGGATCGAGGACCGCGAGTTCACCCTGCGCGGCCACCACCTGGAAGAGGCCGATTCGGACGCCGATCCGCACGGCGAGTCCGACGCCGAGATCTCGATGAAGTCACCCCTGAGCGTGGGCATGTTCGCCGGCAAGTGGGCTTCCTACGCGGCCGTGCCGGACCTGCCCTTCGACCAGCGGGAGGAGGACGGCGGAGCCATCTTCTTCGAATCGCGTCCGCTCACCGAGGACCTGGAGATCTTCGGCCTGCCGGAGTGCCACCTGGAGGTCTCCGCGGACCAGCCGGTGGCCATGTTGGCCGTGCGGCTGTCCGACGTGAACCTGGATGGCGAGGCCACTCGGGTGACCTACGGATTGCTCAACCTCACCCACAGGGACGGCAGTGAGGACCCGAGCCCGCTGGAGCCGGGGAAGAAGTACCGGGTCACCGTGCCGTTGAATGGCATCGCCCAGACCTTCCCGGCCGGGCACCGCCTCCGGCTGTCCATCTCGACGTCCTACTGGCCCCTGGCCTGGCCGTCCCCTGAGGCCGCCACGGTCTCCCTGACCACCGGGGTCAGCAGCCTCACCGTCCCGCAGCGTGCCCGCCGGCCGGAGGACTCCCGGCTGCGCGAGTTCGGGGATCCGGAGGCCGCCGCCCCGTTGGAGATCACCCAGACCGAGCCGGGCCGGCATCACTGGCGGGTCACCCGTGACCTGGCAACGAACGTCTCCTCCCTGGAGATCGCCAATGACCAGGGGGCCTTCCGCATCGAGGACACCGGGAGCCACATCCGGCGCGGGACCGAGGAGTGGTACAGCTTCCGCTGGAACGACGTGAACTCGGTGCGGGGCGAGACTCGCACCGTCCGGCGCGTGCAGCGTGAGGACTGGGGTGCCGAGGTCACCACCAGTACGGTGCTGACCTCCACACCCACCGAGTTCATCATCGATGCCGAACTCGACGCCTACGAACTGGACGCCCAGCGCGGTGATCCTCGCGTCTACTCGCAGAGCTGGCACCGCCGCATCCCGCGGGACCTCGTGTAG
- the gatB gene encoding Asp-tRNA(Asn)/Glu-tRNA(Gln) amidotransferase subunit GatB — protein sequence MAAVTDEVLTFEEAMAQYEPVLGFEVHVELNTRTKMFSSAPNGFGDEPNTNVTPVDLGLPGVLPVVNGTAVEYSIKLGLALNCQIAEVCGFARKNYFYPDTPKNFQTSQYDDPIAHDGWLDVELEDGTVFRVEIERAHMEEDAGKLTHQGGPSGRIQDAASSLVDYNRAGVPLVEIVTKPITGAGERAAELAKAYVTQIRDIVKNLGISDARMERGNVRCDANVSLMPKGSTVFGTRTETKNVNSTRAVAHAVTFEIQRQAAVLSAGGSITQETRHWQEGTRTTTSGRPKSDADDYRYFPEPDLVPIHTNTEWIERLRAELPEPPAERRKRLKADWGYSDEEFRDVVNAGVLDEIAATIGAGASASAARKWWMGEIARLANLADKDIAELGVTPADVVEVEALIAEKTINDKLAKQVLGFVADGEGAPRAIVEARSLAVVSDDGALNAAVEAAIAENPGVVDKIKAGKLQAIGALIGPVMKATRGQADAARVREIVMEQLGVSE from the coding sequence ATGGCCGCCGTCACTGACGAGGTGCTCACGTTCGAGGAGGCCATGGCCCAGTACGAGCCCGTGCTCGGCTTCGAGGTCCACGTGGAGCTCAACACCAGGACCAAGATGTTCTCCTCTGCGCCCAACGGCTTCGGGGACGAGCCCAACACCAACGTGACCCCGGTGGACCTCGGCCTGCCGGGTGTGCTGCCCGTGGTCAACGGGACCGCGGTGGAGTACTCCATCAAGCTCGGCCTGGCGCTGAACTGCCAGATCGCGGAAGTCTGCGGCTTCGCCCGGAAGAACTACTTCTACCCGGACACCCCGAAGAACTTCCAGACCTCCCAGTACGATGACCCGATCGCCCACGACGGCTGGCTGGACGTCGAGCTCGAGGACGGCACGGTCTTCCGAGTGGAGATCGAGCGCGCCCACATGGAGGAGGATGCCGGCAAGCTGACCCACCAGGGTGGGCCCTCCGGCCGCATCCAGGACGCCGCCTCCTCGCTGGTGGACTACAACCGCGCTGGCGTGCCGCTGGTGGAGATCGTCACCAAGCCGATCACCGGTGCCGGTGAGCGTGCCGCCGAGCTGGCCAAGGCCTATGTCACCCAGATCCGGGACATCGTCAAGAACCTCGGCATCTCCGACGCCCGGATGGAGCGCGGCAACGTCCGCTGCGACGCCAACGTGTCCCTGATGCCGAAGGGTTCCACCGTGTTCGGCACCCGCACCGAGACGAAGAACGTCAACTCCACCCGGGCCGTGGCCCATGCGGTGACGTTCGAGATCCAGCGCCAGGCCGCCGTGCTGTCCGCCGGCGGATCCATCACGCAGGAGACCCGCCACTGGCAGGAGGGCACCCGCACCACCACCTCCGGCCGTCCCAAGTCGGATGCGGATGACTACCGCTACTTCCCGGAGCCGGACCTCGTGCCGATCCACACGAACACGGAGTGGATCGAGCGCCTGCGCGCCGAGCTGCCGGAGCCGCCGGCCGAGCGCCGTAAGCGCCTGAAGGCGGACTGGGGCTACTCGGACGAGGAGTTCCGGGACGTCGTCAACGCCGGCGTGCTGGATGAGATCGCTGCGACCATCGGGGCTGGCGCCAGTGCCTCCGCGGCCCGCAAATGGTGGATGGGGGAGATCGCCCGTTTGGCCAACCTCGCCGATAAGGACATCGCGGAGCTCGGGGTCACCCCGGCGGACGTAGTCGAAGTCGAGGCGCTGATCGCCGAGAAGACCATCAATGACAAGCTCGCCAAGCAGGTCCTCGGTTTCGTCGCCGACGGCGAGGGCGCCCCGCGCGCCATCGTCGAGGCCCGCTCACTGGCCGTGGTCTCGGATGACGGTGCGCTGAACGCCGCCGTGGAGGCCGCCATCGCCGAGAACCCGGGCGTGGTGGACAAGATCAAGGCCGGCAAGCTGCAGGCGATCGGCGCCCTGATCGGCCCGGTCATGAAGGCCACCCGCGGCCAGGCCGACGCAGCCCGTGTCCGCGAGATCGTGATGGAGCAGTTGGGCGTCAGCGAGTAG
- a CDS encoding phosphotransferase codes for MASAPTPDDVAAACAAAARPLASALAAVNGLARRLAEADWPAGLVEEGGQFHRVLVLPGVGAVRMTRTHEAAAHLSDRMATLQMLSMMAALPFAVPVPLTEVVGEADGLPAGMAAVVQEYLPGEAHPPHTGEVPVLRELCRTLAGIDTAPLRPHLGPPFAYRGPWTAEKVAAVQAVPSMLAASHGPGLWTDGSHDGPGGAVSVDRWAETVATLTTTHTAWTEDPVVPPSLVHGDLAGHNMRWQRSAAGGVGGDGESGSDGDDAERWHLTGILDWDLAAVWDPALNPVYLALWHGEEKLEAIARDADEALRGRVWLGWMALETIYDASLREGPASEIPPANWPQLLRKVLPRIERATAALDRWRVEHAPAFSAVDKR; via the coding sequence ATGGCCTCCGCACCGACTCCCGACGACGTCGCCGCCGCCTGCGCCGCGGCCGCCCGGCCGTTGGCCTCTGCCCTCGCCGCTGTTAACGGACTCGCTCGCCGGCTGGCCGAAGCAGATTGGCCAGCCGGCCTGGTCGAGGAGGGCGGACAGTTCCACCGGGTGCTCGTGCTGCCCGGCGTGGGCGCCGTGCGGATGACCCGCACCCACGAGGCCGCGGCACACCTGAGCGACCGCATGGCCACCCTGCAGATGCTCAGTATGATGGCGGCGCTCCCCTTCGCCGTGCCCGTGCCGCTGACCGAGGTGGTCGGGGAGGCGGACGGGCTGCCGGCGGGGATGGCCGCCGTGGTGCAGGAGTACCTCCCGGGCGAGGCGCACCCGCCGCACACCGGCGAGGTGCCGGTGCTGCGCGAGCTGTGCCGGACGCTGGCAGGGATCGACACCGCTCCCCTGAGGCCGCACCTCGGCCCGCCGTTCGCCTACCGTGGCCCCTGGACCGCGGAGAAGGTGGCCGCGGTCCAGGCGGTGCCTTCGATGCTGGCGGCGTCGCACGGGCCTGGCCTCTGGACCGACGGATCACACGACGGCCCCGGTGGCGCGGTCTCAGTGGACCGCTGGGCCGAGACGGTGGCCACCCTGACCACCACGCACACCGCGTGGACGGAGGATCCGGTGGTGCCACCGTCGCTGGTCCACGGGGACCTGGCCGGGCACAACATGCGGTGGCAGCGTTCTGCCGCCGGAGGGGTCGGCGGTGACGGAGAAAGCGGTAGTGACGGAGATGATGCAGAGCGCTGGCACCTGACCGGGATCCTGGACTGGGACCTGGCCGCCGTGTGGGACCCCGCCCTGAATCCGGTCTACCTGGCGCTGTGGCACGGCGAGGAGAAGCTGGAGGCCATCGCCCGGGACGCCGACGAGGCGCTGAGGGGTCGGGTGTGGCTGGGCTGGATGGCCCTGGAGACGATCTACGATGCGTCCCTGCGTGAAGGACCGGCGAGCGAGATCCCACCGGCGAACTGGCCCCAGCTGTTGCGCAAGGTGCTCCCCCGCATCGAGCGAGCCACCGCGGCACTGGACCGGTGGCGAGTCGAGCACGCGCCGGCGTTCAGCGCGGTAGACAAGCGGTGA
- a CDS encoding CPBP family intramembrane glutamic endopeptidase codes for MTTPASPSPNVPTPPTPPTPPTRPAVPGGLDALAAPSARMVRWEIAIVLALSLGKSAVYAIVNLIDKWTQAPLSGQTTTLNPALDDRQYFDLTYQLLDIGFALVPVLLVLHLVWIRGRNPFRAFGLDFRRPGRDVVLGVGLFLAIGLGTLAVYAAGRAAGVTTAIVGSALNEYWWSTPVLLLSALRHGLLEEVIVVAWLFDRLAYLQQLRAGRDPSRPGSEGGMRAWASGAVVPLHPVTVLVACAVLRGAYHLYQGVGPGVGNLLMGLVFGAVYLRYRRVMPLVIAHFLLDAAGFVAYPLLAAAGLFGT; via the coding sequence GTGACCACCCCAGCTTCGCCGTCTCCGAACGTCCCGACCCCGCCGACCCCGCCGACCCCGCCGACCCGGCCGGCAGTGCCAGGGGGGCTTGATGCCCTGGCGGCGCCCTCCGCTCGGATGGTCCGCTGGGAGATCGCCATCGTGCTGGCGCTGTCCCTCGGGAAGTCGGCGGTCTACGCGATCGTCAATCTCATCGACAAGTGGACGCAGGCGCCCCTGTCCGGGCAGACCACCACGCTGAACCCGGCGCTGGACGATCGGCAGTACTTCGACCTGACGTACCAGCTGCTGGATATCGGTTTCGCCCTGGTCCCGGTGCTGCTGGTGCTGCACCTGGTGTGGATCCGGGGGCGCAACCCGTTCCGCGCCTTCGGCCTGGATTTCCGCCGACCAGGCCGGGACGTGGTCCTCGGCGTCGGGTTGTTCCTGGCGATCGGCCTCGGAACTCTGGCGGTCTACGCGGCCGGACGGGCCGCCGGCGTCACCACGGCCATCGTTGGCAGCGCCCTGAACGAGTACTGGTGGAGCACCCCGGTGCTGCTGCTCTCCGCCCTGCGGCACGGGCTGTTGGAGGAGGTCATCGTGGTCGCGTGGCTCTTCGACCGGCTCGCTTACCTGCAGCAGCTGCGCGCGGGGCGTGATCCGAGCCGGCCCGGCAGTGAGGGCGGGATGCGGGCCTGGGCGAGCGGCGCCGTCGTGCCCCTGCATCCCGTCACCGTACTGGTGGCCTGTGCCGTCCTACGCGGCGCCTACCACCTCTATCAGGGGGTGGGCCCGGGGGTCGGCAATCTGCTCATGGGGCTGGTGTTCGGCGCGGTCTACCTGAGATACCGGCGGGTGATGCCGCTGGTGATCGCGCACTTCCTCCTGGATGCCGCCGGCTTCGTGGCCTACCCGCTGCTGGCCGCGGCGGGCCTGTTCGGCACCTGA